The Bombus huntii isolate Logan2020A chromosome 2, iyBomHunt1.1, whole genome shotgun sequence genomic interval TTGTGAAcagatattttatgtatacatacCTCGACCGTTTCCGGTGTTCCTAACGCGTAGATCACTGCTTCGGCAATGTCTTCAgcttttaatataaaattattgctCACGACATCTTGGACACTTTTTATCATATCCGTCATCACAGCTCCGGGGCTGATgttctattaaaatatacagatAAAACCATGTGagtattatttattcttatagtaTGTGCATGCTTATATCTGATTGTTCAGAATtacgttaataaaaaatcatagaCAATTTTGTTGAgctaattttaattatagaaataacaacgaTATCTATCAACGCCATCTGTTAGATTTAGGTTTTAAATGTTCCCACACCttcgaaaattttcattttcttgtcTGTACGTATGGACTAACGATGacattaaataatatactatacatatgtaaataacGAGCTGTTACCGTGATTTTGACGTTCAGCTTGGCTGCGATTATTTCGTGACGGAGTTCTATCCCTAGAGCTCTTAGACCGTATTTACTAGGACCGTACATGCCGATCGGTACGGCTATACCTTCAAGATGTAATCCGGCAATGCTATAAATATGcttcatattaaaaaatgtaataatttaatcaaatTGTCTGTGAAAAATTAGTATAATGGAAGACAGTATAGTTTAATTTCTACGAAATCACGGAATTTAATGAATCTTTTTGAAGTTCTTCGTAATAACGTACAAACTACGAAAAAATAAGCACAGACATTTTGCttgttttcatattttttatctatttcgGATGTCTTGCATATATCGATAGAAATTCGATCGATTGGAGAGATTGtggaatataaaaatctaGAGATACACAGTGACATTGACGTATTGCTgaatttattctatatataaaatcttAGTTTGATAAATCAATCTATTAGGCTGTCCCAAAagtttgtttcgttttataaagaagTAATAAATGTACAACatttcttgttttatattattttatcgaattatgtaTCATGCTTTCTATTCCATTGGAACATATGAACAAcacatgaaaataatattaattctttataaaacgaaagaaacttttggtaCAACCTAATATATCTGGAAGAAATgcaaatattctttatttttcccGGCCTTATATTGTATTGAAGACAAACTTGTTTCCGTTTACTTCGTGCCTGATATGTctattataacttttttaataattctaataatatGCTAGGGGAAGTGTTTCATGAATTCAACTCAAGTTTGCTctagaatgaaataaatatcatttgaAAAACGATAGTCCTTataatgtttaattatttcagaaataacatgtaattcgataaatacgtaaaatgtgcatataaaaatatattgggcaaaaaattaaattcaaacgAATCGAGTTTATTTGGTAGTGTTCAATATAAAAGTTAtatgtttcatttttgttttctccGTTTGTAAGTAAAAGGTGAAAACTACTTGCTTAGATTAACAAAAAACAATTAAGATTTGAGAGGACAAACGGAACGATAGATTCTTTGGCATTTTCCACAGATATATTTATTCGACGCTGCCATCAGTAAATTACGGAGGAAATATATTCTTATGTAATACATGGAGTTACCTGgagatattaattatatggCCGCAAGCGTTGCATTTTTTCATAGCTTTTACTGCTTCTCGTGTAAAAATTGCTGGTGCTATCAAGTTGGTATCAATGACTCTACGGTATTCTTCGGTTTTTGAGTCTGTAACGGGATATTTACGATTAGTTATTACAAACAGAAATGTATctttgaatattattatatatccaAGCTATTATTAGTAAgagtaattaaatataacagTTGGAACATGTAAGAATCAACGTTTAGATAAAAAAAACTTCAATTTCGCGAGTAAAACtgtattatttatgtaatatttgacatttgtaacatttacatttaaaaataatgactaGGAAAGCATTATTCTTTTGAAATAGTAGATATTGTAGGAAAGCAAACATCTGGACGCAaacaaaatttgaattttacttGAAAAGATCGGTCGAATATAGCGAACACAATTTTTTTGTATCAGATTTCATTTTCCtaaaaatttttcgaatatttcttaAACACGTGTAACAACTTTTTTATCTGatgaatttagaaaatttggAGCAAGAAAATCTCGATCAGAACATAACTAATGCACAGCGAAGTTTTGATATTGCAAAGCATTTTTAACACAGCATAAGTGCTAATCGTCAGCAACATATCAGTGATAATTAATAGATAGCGATTTTTCAGAATAAATACCACGCAGAGATGGCAACAAATGAAAATCACATAGCTTGCAAAATAAAAGGATCCTATTTGTTTTGTTCGTATGGTTGAATTTCTGGTCTAACAAAACAAAAGTTGTAATGCTTATGTTTTAAtgcaaatgtatataaatactCTTTCCGCGTACTATGGTACGCCTTCAACAGTAAACCGATTACatgaagattaatttaatCAAACACGATAATTCAAAGGAATTATTGTAATAACTCGAGCGGTTGTACTGATAAcgaaattgtaattttcttgaaatttttcacacaagTAACTTCTCCGCTAATACTGAAGAAATCTGGGACACTAACTCCACATCAACACTATTTGTCCAACGAAAGCTTTCCTACTATAGATAGTAGATAAACGAATCTAGATTAGTGTAACCATTTTACACCTGTAGCATAATAATATAACCTATGATTACTGGCAATacttaaaaagaaagaagaatagagaaataaggaaaattaaaatcgaagcatattcgtaaaataccatatatcgatatgaataaatatttttaccgATGATAGGTGTGGGACTAAGAACTCCAGCATTATTCACTAAAATATCAAGGCGACCAAACTTTTCGTCGATCCATTTGAACACCTTAAGAATATCTTCTTCGTTCGTTATATCGCACTCGATCGGAAAAAATTTATCCTTTCCAATTTCTGCTGTAGCATCCTGAAGTTTGTCTATTCTTCTTCCCAAACCAACTATTTTAATGCCATGGGTAGCCAGAGCTTTCGATATCGCGAGACCGATTCCTCCGCTCGAACCGCTCACAAGTGCTACTTTTCCAATCCAGCGATTCATCATTCGTATTGCCGTGCTACAAAGTCACTACGCGTGGAAGTATTCCGTTGTAGTTTAAAAAGAGATTTCAGACTCTTGCCCCTACCAGTCGCAACCACTTGAGACGTCTCATAGCAATTACCTAGAATGCAATCTACAGAGTGCTCAGTTTCAATGCAACGAGCTAAATATCTCAAAACACaaagtaaaaaatacataaaggTGTAATACGAAAAATACAGAAAGTTATAGAGAAGCTGATGTTGCGATTCTGGTAATGATCGcgattatattttctttatgaAGTATATTCGATACAGGAATTATAACTATAACTATAGCTATACGTCCGCTCCCCTCGCCCCTCCTCCATAGTTGCATTAGTCAGTGCAAACATTCGAATTACATTGCGTAAAGATAcgcaataataaatatctataGCGATTAGAATTAATGAGTGTAATTCCTAGTTAGTTACTAATGTTTAGGAACAAACATTGTCGCAAAAAAGTAACAATATCAAAAATAGCTCTCTATTTTATACCATCTCGAAAAGCTATTCTAGCCAAGTGATCGTTACATGTATTTGCTTCAAATAGCTGACTCATGTTTAACGTAACTATTACATGTACTACACCCGTAAAATAGTGATGATCTACTCATGATGAGTTGGCAATTACgatttctttcaaaaatttttcTGCTCCGAGCGCGTTTCTTATATGTTTTAACTGAGAAAAATGACGGGTACATGTTGATGTTActttataataaaacatttacTTGAAATCTTGGATAGTGGATCCCATCATAGTATTCAATTAAGATCGCAATATTTTCCAATGTGACAATTCTTCAATTAATGACATAACATTCAAGCGGAACTACCAGCGAAGGGTAAGGTAAGGAGATTAAATATTGTAGAATTGCCACTTTGTTACTTTGTTAATGATGAATAGACCGCAGATTTGTatgtatttatgaaaaatttcgagATGTAAAAACACACTTTATCTAATATTACAAACCGCTTATCTTGTTACATACAAATTCTGCCGATTACTTAGATACACGCAATTTTAGCAATACTACTTGATTAGCTTTATCAATTTTACTGATAGACATATCACCGTTGCAGCGCCACAATGACGCAAATACGAAACGCTATTTCAGGAtccgaaagaaaatttcatttagtAAAGCTTGTAATTAGGTAACAATGtatatgttatatgatattaagataaacaatattttttgccTTCTCTAGTTACTCTTAAGCATGTCTGTGTAATTAACATTCTTATCGTTACTCTTACGAAGTACGATAGCCAAcaacgaaatttttttttttttttttttttgtttaaaaactGAACGAGATTGATCCATAAGCTGCGATACGAAAGGTACACAGAACTCACTGggcattattttaaatatgagATCGTGTCGCTTGTCACACATTTTTTTTAAGTCTACGTTATAATCGTTTTACCTTGCACTAGTGTTATTTTacattactttatattttgtactttACTACAATAGCCATACTGTATGTTTCATACATAATTCGGTCTTATAATTCTAGCTTAAGGTCGTGAGTATACAAAAGAACCGTAAGAGATAAGTCGTTCGATAGGCAATAAGCGGTAAAGCGGCAAATCGAGCACGGACGAGCAGCAGAAAATAATTCAAACCTATATCATTGACTAAGTCACGTCTGCGGATTTATTGTATGTAAGGAATAAGTCAAATGGCAGTTAAGCGACGAGTGTCTATTCGCTTAGCGATGCCACGATCTataactttaatttattttatgacGCCCAAACATCTTTTGCTGCTTGTCGTTTTTTACTCATCACGACCACAAAACGAATATTTCCATAAAAGCATAATTGAAATTATGAAACTGTTATACTGAAAATATTAGGTATGTCTGAGACAGAGAACTTGTTTATCTCAGAATTGACAAATTTGCAGTTAGATCGTTATTGCCTTGGAACGAAGATATCTACATATATTGTAGATGGTACATCACTCCCGACAAGAATGATTAATTAAACCTTATTTTTCGTCTACGATTTATCCCAGTTTCATTTGGAACAGAGTTACATCTCAACTAGTTACGAGAATTACACTGCATAGTTGGATTGATCTGAAATTTCATGAAACTTCAAGTCATGCTGAATGGCTACTCCccgttaatttatttcattgatCTATGCACTTAGTATAAATAGAATACATAGCAAGAAACAGAGTATAATtatcaatataaaaaatatacatatattaaacgCGTTGCAACGCATGTCACTGCATGCGTTAcgattgaaaattatattttatatatttctcaCATTAACTTCTATAGCCACATTTAGCTTGacgttgataataattatgcCTATGTAAGTCGTTAGATACTATTCGTTTTGgacattatataaaatatgatacaTATACGATCAATATGTACTTGTGGTGCTCTATTCTGATGATGATTTTTATCTATATATACTATGTATTTACAgcctatataatatatatataactaatCTGATAACAATGACAGTCCTACTAAAGCAATACTCTTAAAAAAATATCACCAATGGtgatttatacaaaaatatgtcAAGGCCCTTAAAGATAATTACAATGTCTTCATCTTTCTCCTTGATCCCTATAACATGTAAGACTAGTAGTACCCTAGAAAGTTTCATATAGTTAGAGGATTTCACTCGCTTCATAGGGATCACTAAATAATGGTCATATTTAAAAGCACTGGATTTGATTCTGTAATGAAAAAAGAATACATGCATGCATATATTGAACTGTTTGCATATTAACCTCTATCATATTTCATACATAGACACCAGAAGTATTCAAGTAATGCCTACTGAGATATTTCACTTTTTGTTTATTCAAAACGTGATAACGTGTATTTTAATCGAATAATTGAGGCTTATCTCGTAACATTTACTTTTCATATTTGAAAAGTTCCAAAGACAGAAATTTGATAGagatattacatatacaaGGTGTTCGGTAACTGATAATACAATCCAGCAATTCTAATCGTAAATTTCGTATTGAATTGATCCAACTTCCACTTGTGCTCTTGTATCCATAAATATGAGTGTTACAAGTTAAGACTGTGAGCACCGTGATACggtattttatgaaatacggTTGCAATTGTATCAGCAGATATGCTACCGAAAGTGATGCAAAGTCAGGGATCCTATGATAAGGTTAGGATTATTGTCTGCAAGGATGAATCTGATGCGAAGTCACGGCAGCTCTAGGAAAAGTCACGTGCGAGCGCCTCTGGCGCAACAAAAAGAAGCCCAAGGAGGTGAGTTCTAAGTTAACGAACAAACTCGATCCGAAATCCGGATGTAAgtataattatgtattttctAAGTACGCATGCCATGTGGAATTATCATAAACAGTTATAAATGATAATCGGTAACCATGATATTTAATCAATGAATTTGTTGTCAAAACTGTTTTGCACGATCAAAACATTTATTTCGCCGCTCCAAAATTCACACTACGGAGAACCGCAAAGAAAGATGCATGACATTATTAAAATTCCTTACGGAACGCCACAAAACTCCGAAGATTATAAGAATATCAAGATAGAATGCGTGCGCCAACTGGAAAGAATATGCATTGAACAGGAAATGGATAGAGAGTACTAGATTTTACAGACACTAAAATTTGCAGACGATCAATAACTACATATTTATGACAGTTTAAAATCTCGacgaaaaaataagtattatTTCCGAACTAAATATAACACAAGTAAGTACTTGCACGATAGTATTTTGACACGTGTATTTTATCGTCGTCATTCGCAAACAGTTTCAGGAGTCAAAGTCGTCGCAGATCGGCGATCTGCGGACGATCCCGCGAACAGCTGCACGTCAATACGAAAAAGTCTATATAAGAATGTCGCGAATTTCATAAATAGCCATTAGTTATTTCATTACTTCATGACGGACTATAAGATATAAGTACCTAAGATTACTGGGTACAGCTAACACTCAAGAGATACATGTAAGAAAGGGAAGGAGAACAAAACGTTCATCAGACGCACATTGTCAACAGTAACAGCATTTATGTACAATTCAaatgacaaataaaaatatagtggAAGTGGATTGGATTAGGGCTCTGGCAAGGTCTCGTATGTAGACACTTCACGCGGTAAAAACTGCCAGCTGATATTTGTTTTCAGAAATTAATCTGTAGAAGACGATGCCAAGCTAAAAACAGCGTAAGACGTCGTAAAATGTATACGTACCAGttttaattatgtaataaaCATATCTAGGCTAAGACGtccttttttatatttaaaggGAAAAATATAAAGCTCCGTTTTCTAATCcatttctttattaaatacGATGATCCATTTAATAGAGTGTCCAAAGTTCTATTCCATAAAACATTCCTACATACATCTTGATTTTACCATATTGCATTAAGATTCACAATCGTTCTAATGAGGTCATCGGTTCTTACATTCCTTTGTAAAAATGGTAATAAcctaatagtaataataatgtaGATACAAAACGTTAATCGCATATCTAACAACATATGTCTTCAACTACTCTGATACTTGCAAGGTAGGAGTAACACACTGATTTTTTCGCCATTGTACATTGATATAATGATGTGATCAGGCGAGAAGTTCATTAAAATCGGCATGTAACAGCATGTAAGTAATGACTAACTGTAAGTCAATCCCGCTGTGTCAAAATAAATCCCGTGCCGTGTGGTATTACCGTGATTTCCGGAATCTGCAAACAGTATTTCTATGAATATTGAAGTTAATCATTACgagtaaaaataataacgttCACATAATATTGACATATGTTCTTAATTGAGAAAGGAGAAATTCTATCATTCTATAATCATCTATCATCCTATAACAACAAAATGCTTACTTCCacatattatagaaaaaaatataaaaattgtatgcatagaaagaaataaaagaaaatatcaaatagGTAAAATAAAggaacataaataaatataaaaacaataaaataaacgagaaaataattcaataatcaACTGTATAAAAAGGGTTATCTATCTCTATAGTTGTTATACGAATTATATGAATTGATATAACGACGgagtaaataatatttttttatacagaTCTTATACTaggaacgaaataaaatgaatacaTATGCGGGAACGTCCGAACGAAATTGGCATAAAGGAAATTAAAGATGTGGGTTAAAATGTATGTCGATAATCTTACTAAGAGACGTTACAGTGTGTATGTTCTTGTGAAcagatattttatgtatacatacCTCGACCGTTTCCGGTGTTCCTAACGCGTAGATCACTGCTTCGGCAATGTCTCCaacttttaatataaaattattgctCACGACATCTCGGACGCTTCTTACCATATCCGTCATCACAGCTCCGGGGCTGATgttctattaaaatatacagatAAAACCATGTGagtattatttattcttatagtaTGTGCATGCTTATATCTGATTGTTCAGAATtacgttaataaaaaatcatagaCAATTTTGTTGAGCcaattttaattatagaaataacaacgaTATCTATCAACGCCATCTGTTAGATTTAGGTTTTAAATGTTCCCACACCttcgaaaattttcattttcttgtcTGTACGTATGGACTAACGATGGCattaaataatatactatacatatgtaaataacGAGCTGTTACCGTAATTTTGACGTTCAGCTTGGCCGCGATTATTTCGTGACGCAGTTGTATCCCTAGAGCTCTTAGACCGTATTTACTAGGACCGTACATGCCGATCGGTATGGCTATACCTTCAAGATGTAATCCGGCAATGCTATAAATATGcttcatattaaaaaatgtaataatttaatcaaaCTGTCTGTGAAAAATTAGTATAATGGAAGACAGTATAGTTTAATTTCTACGAAATCACGAAATTTAATGAATCTTTTTGAAGTTCTTCGTAATAACGTACAAACTACGAAAAAATAAGCACAGACATTTTGCttgttttcatattttttatctatttcgGATGTCTTGCATATATCGATAGAAATTCGATCGATTGGAGAGATTGtggaatataaaaatctaGAGATACACAGTGATATTGACGTATTGCTgaatttattctatatataaaatcttAGTTTGGTAAATCAATCTATTAGGCTGTCCCAAAagtttgtttcgttttataaagaagTAATAAATGTACAACATttcttatgttatattattttatcgaattatgtaTCATGCATTCTGTTCCATTGGAACATATGAACAAcacatgaaaataatattaattctttataaaacgaaagaaacttttggtaCAACCTAATATATCTGGAAGAAATgcaaatattctttatttttcccggccttatattatattgaagACAAACTTGTTTCCGTTTACTTCGTGCCTGATATGTctattataacttttttaataattctaataatatGCTAGGGGAAGTGTTTCATGAATTCAACTCAAGTTTGCTctagaatgaaataaatatcatttgaAAAACGATAGTCTTTataatgtttaattatttcagaaataacatgtaattcaataaatacgtaaaatatgcatgcaattttatatgcatgtgcatataaaaatatattgggcaaaaaattaaattcaaacgAATCAAGTTTATTTGGTAGTGTTCAATATAAAAGTTAtatgtttcatttttgttttctccGTTTGTAAATAAAAGATGAAAACTACTTGCTTAGATTAACAAAAAACAATTAAGATTTGAGAGGACAAACGGAACGATAGATTCTTTGGCATTTTCCACAGATATATTTATTCGACGCTGCCATCAATAAATTACGGAGGAAATATATTCTTATGTAATACATGGAGTTACCTGgagatattaattatatggCCGCAAGCGTTGCATTTTTTCATAGCTTTTACTGCTTCTCGTGCAAAAATTGCTGGTGCTATCAAGTTGGTATCAATGACTCTACGGTATTCTTCGGTTTTTGAGTCTGTAACGGGATATTTACGATTAGTTATTACAAACAGAAATGTATctttgaatattattatatatccaAGCTATTATTAGTAAgagtaattaaatataacagTTGGGACATGTAAGAATCAACGTTTAGATAAAAAAAACTTCAATTTCGCGAGTAAAACtgtattatttatgtaatatttgacatttgtaacatttacatttaaaaataatgactaggaaagcattattattttgaaatagtaGATATTAGAATAGTAGAATTTTACTTGAAAAGATCAGTCGAATATAGCGAACACAATTTTTTTGTATCAGATTtgattttcttaaaaattcttcgaatATTCCTTAAACAC includes:
- the LOC126877650 gene encoding farnesol dehydrogenase-like isoform X14 — protein: MMNRWSGKIAVVTGSSSGIGLAISTALVSHDIKVVGLGRRKDKLRDAAAEIGKDKFFPIECDVTNEEDILKVFKWIDEKFGRLDIVVNNAGVVCVTPIIDSKTEEYRRVIDTNLIAPAIFAREAVKAMKKCNACGHIINISSIAGLHLEGIAIPIGMYGPSKYGLRALGIQLRHEIIAAKLNVKITNISPGAVMTDMVRSVRDVVSNNFILKVGDIAEAVIYALGTPETVEIPEITVIAHGTGFIFTQRD
- the LOC126877650 gene encoding farnesol dehydrogenase-like isoform X2, translated to MMNRWSGKIAVVTGSSSGIGLAISTALVSHDIKVVGLGRRKDKLRDAAAEIGKDKFFPIECDVTNEEDILKVFKWIDEKFGRLDIVVNNAGVVCVTPIIDSKTEEYRRVIDTNLIAPAIFAREAVKAMKKCNACGHIINISSIAGLHLEGIAVPIGMYGPSKYGLRALGIELRHEIIAAKLNVKITNISPGAVMTDMIKSVQDVVSNNFILKAEDIAEAVIYALGTPETVEIPEITVIAHGTGFIFTQRD
- the LOC126877650 gene encoding farnesol dehydrogenase-like isoform X13 — its product is MMNRWSGKIAVVTGSSSGIGLAISTALVSHDIKVVGLGRRKDKLRDAAAEIGKDKFFPIECDVTNEEDILKVFKWIDEKFGRLDIVVNNAGVVCVTPIIDSKTEEYRRVIDTNLIAPAIFTREAVKAMKKCNACGHIINISSIAGLHLEGIAVPIGMYGPSKYGLRALGIELRHEIIAAKLNVKITNISPGAVMTDMIKSVQDVVSNNFILKAEDIAEAVIYALGTPETVEIPEITVIAHGTGFIFTQRD
- the LOC126877650 gene encoding farnesol dehydrogenase-like isoform X9, which encodes MMNRWSGKIAVVTGSSSGIGLAISTALVSHDIKVVGLGRRKDKLRDAAAEIGKDKFFPIECDVTNEEDILKVFKWIDEKFGRLDILVNNAGVLSPTPIIDSKTEEYRRVIDTNLIAPAIFTREAVKAMKKCNACGHIINISSIAGLHLEGIAVPIGMYGPSKYGLRALGIELRHEIIAAKLNVKITNISPGAVMTDMIKSVQDVVSNNFILKAEDIAEAVIYALGTPETVEIPEITVIAHGTGFIFTQRD